The following proteins are encoded in a genomic region of Synechococcus sp. CBW1002:
- a CDS encoding YcaO-like family protein produces the protein MEDLKTSLRTQSAATTIDLVSPYLEGLGIVGVIDHTSSRIPELHVFEALRNNAHSGYLNLGKGYTAPAATASAIMEGIEMSLIESPRIKGMPRSSSLEGRTVRFRDAECSLSSNLEELIVSFIPCKDLISNATCFVPDCDVFYPVALEAGMPLKSFTNGLASGNTLEEAMLHSLYELIERDAMHNYLSNPDSANPICSASFNDQLLDSVTARLADQGHFLILKSLRSKAAAVFEATLFIQAPDETYRGFNGWGCNHSPLIAARRAIAEAAQVWRIQEAINLNTLPASRRKGGYVICSDDYLCMPRSHLNPKPMIAAINEIISRSASGIVGMQTADSDLSVDPSLLVSDLIAKLAAINVAGLFCVRLSPEELPVHVVRCFSSDLNCPIGL, from the coding sequence ATGGAAGATCTTAAGACATCGCTCCGAACTCAATCTGCCGCCACAACCATTGACTTGGTTAGTCCCTATCTCGAGGGCTTGGGAATCGTTGGCGTCATCGACCATACTAGTAGCCGTATACCTGAGCTTCATGTCTTTGAAGCGCTGAGGAATAATGCTCATTCGGGTTATCTTAATCTTGGCAAGGGTTATACGGCGCCAGCCGCTACTGCTTCGGCGATCATGGAAGGGATTGAGATGAGCCTGATTGAGTCTCCTCGTATTAAGGGTATGCCAAGGTCAAGTAGTCTCGAAGGCCGAACTGTCCGTTTTCGCGATGCTGAATGCAGCCTTTCTTCGAATCTCGAAGAATTAATAGTGAGCTTTATCCCTTGTAAAGACCTTATCTCCAATGCCACATGCTTCGTTCCAGATTGTGATGTCTTTTACCCCGTAGCATTGGAAGCAGGGATGCCACTGAAATCGTTCACCAATGGACTTGCATCTGGCAATACCCTCGAAGAGGCGATGTTGCATTCTCTCTATGAGCTAATAGAAAGAGATGCAATGCATAACTATCTTAGCAATCCTGATTCTGCAAATCCTATCTGCTCTGCCTCCTTTAATGATCAGCTTCTTGATAGCGTTACCGCTCGACTGGCTGATCAAGGCCATTTTCTAATACTAAAGTCATTACGATCCAAGGCTGCAGCAGTTTTCGAGGCCACCCTTTTCATCCAGGCTCCAGATGAAACCTATCGCGGCTTCAATGGATGGGGCTGTAATCATAGTCCGTTGATTGCAGCTCGCCGCGCCATTGCAGAAGCTGCGCAGGTATGGCGTATTCAAGAGGCGATAAATCTGAATACACTTCCAGCTAGCCGGCGCAAGGGTGGCTACGTTATTTGTTCCGATGATTACTTGTGCATGCCAAGGTCTCATCTAAATCCCAAGCCGATGATTGCAGCCATAAATGAAATCATTTCACGTTCCGCTAGCGGTATAGTTGGTATGCAAACTGCAGACAGTGACTTGTCGGTGGATCCCAGTCTCCTAGTTAGTGATCTAATCGCAAAGCTTGCGGCAATTAATGTAGCAGGCCTCTTTTGCGTACGCCTCAGTCCGGAGGAGCTTCCTGTGCATGTAGTCCGCTGCTTTTCTTCTGACTTGAACTGTCCAATTGGCCTTTGA